One region of Plasmodium vivax chromosome 7, whole genome shotgun sequence genomic DNA includes:
- a CDS encoding hypothetical protein (encoded by transcript PVX_099860A), translating into MEEKGQSKTKRVMESPYDIELESLDEEKSTSVLKSLLGVINTDQSLKSFTFNHNKIVDHLERDALQAVIVIRTTQYEQFYKHVPLIAALHKIDVVLIEQHYVNTVEFVKLPKTGLIGILPLQAEVQSLPGLPEKLQSLVATVHAYHLEITPPYLFGHPNYINTRFKVEEVKGKPYAKHLSRKERKALRKAIRKSNI; encoded by the exons atggaagaaaaaggccAGTCAAAAACTAAGCGAGTAATGGAGTCTCCTTACGACATTGAATT GGAATCGCTGGACGAAGAGAAGAGTACCTCGGTGTTGAAGTCCTTGttggg GGTTATTAACACAGACCAGTCGCTCAAGTCATTCACATTCAACCACAACAAAATTGTAGACCACCTGGAACGTGACGCACTACAGGCTGTAATAGTTATCCGGACTACGCA GTatgaacaattttataagCATGTCCCCCTCATAGCCGCTTTGCACAAAATTGACGTCGTTTTGATTGAGCAGCA CTATGTGAACACAGTGGAGTTTGTCAAATTGCCGAAAACGGGCCTCATCGGAATCCTGCCGCTGCAGGCGGAAGTTCAGTCACTTCCGGGTCTTCCCGAGAAATTGCAGAGCTTAGTGGCGACCGTGCACGCCTACCACTTGGAGATAACCCCCCCGTACTTGTTTGGCCACCCGA ACTACATCAACACGAGGTTTAAAGTGGAAGAGGTAAAGGGAAAGCCCTATGCGAAGCATCTGTCGCGGAAGGAGAGAAAGGCCTTACGGAAGGCCATACGGAAGAGCAACATATGA
- a CDS encoding hypothetical protein, conserved (encoded by transcript PVX_099875A): MKGKKSKGDNNAVSSKKASRKGTPAGGITKDAESDSADDLVIGNMGDLNEKDGAKRALPKVVQMRRDIRKLKKEKAIISKMDAEDKEKAEHMLQVHKALRKSKGEKVYDEKSLKKRSQRILRKKNKSRKRWAEKLAKGQGKAPS, from the exons ATGAAGGGTAAAAAGTCCAAAGGGGACAATAATGCTGTGTCTTCGAAAAAGGCTAGTCGAAAGGGTACCCCCGCGGGGGGAATAACGAAG GATGCCGAAAGCGACAGCGCAGACGATTTGGTCATCGGGAACATGGGCGACTTAAATGAGAAGGACGGTGCGAAGAGGGCACTCCCGAAGGTCGTCCAGATGAGGAGAGATATCAG AAAgctcaaaaaggaaaaagccaTCATAAGCAAAATGGACGCCGAGGACAAGGAAAAGGCGGAGCACATGCTGCAAGTGCACAAGGCGCTGCGCAAgtccaagggggaaaaagttTAC GATGAAAAGAGCCTCAAGAAGCGAAGCCAACGgattttgaggaaaaaaaataaatcgcgCAAGCGCTGGGCGGAGAAGCTGGCCAAGGGGCAGGGCAAAGCCCCCTCCTGA
- a CDS encoding hypothetical protein, conserved (encoded by transcript PVX_099870A), whose amino-acid sequence MENEDSLDGSTSSEEDPREEKAKYDNNSAGCCFTFSSEVLKLSVISYYFWTSFCYIAGSITFICGYTTSSLRIHEQIVCAASSNVYVFSSLWMLIGMISVATCICYAMALDGEGNQIHARKNSPLFLNILGILCKTVPTIVRVIHIFNLFQLYVMTLDVMILPECNSFVVRFVLFIVHIFWWTIVILGIVSRRKIFLPPHLYKPITNDVGYIVHVNNLLHSFGL is encoded by the coding sequence atggaaaatgaagaCTCCCTGGACGGTAGCACCAGCAGTGAAGAGGACCCCCGTGAGGAGAAAGCAAAATATGACAACAACTCCGCAGGATGCTGCTTCACTTTCTCAAGCGAAGTGCTCAAACTGAGCGTCATTTCGTATTACTTCTGGACTTCCTTCTGCTACATAGCTGGGTCAATCACATTTATATGTGGCTACACAACTTCTTCCTTAAGAATTCATGAACAAATTGTATGTGCAGCTTCATCCAACGTGTATGTCTTTTCATCCTTGTGGATGCTTATTGGCATGATCTCTGTGGCCACGTGCATATGCTACGCCATGGCCCTGGACGGGGAAGGCAATCAAATACACGCGAGAAAAAACTcccctttatttttgaacATCCTGGGGATCCTGTGCAAAACAGTCCCCACCATTGTCCGCGTGattcacattttcaatttatttcaACTCTACGTGATGACCCTCGATGTTATGATTTTGCCTGAATGCAATTCCTTCGTTGTCCGTTTTGTTCTGTTCATTGTGCATATTTTCTGGTGGACGATTGTCATTTTGGGGATTGTCTCCAGGAGGAAGATTTTCCTGCCTCCTCATTTGTACAAGCCGATAACAAACGACGTGGGGTATATTGTTCATGTAAATAACTTGTTGCACTCTTTTggcttataa
- a CDS encoding hypothetical protein, conserved (encoded by transcript PVX_099880A) has translation MLVPPQFYNGEIVVDLDDTIFHIEAEKILELYRQGLYNFLFENGNSKSGDDTGLGSAVSLDRRIRDLKKDRLKKMGYTIQSVSILVTFFLIYSAFKEIIQRIRLGGKGRIAQE, from the coding sequence ATGTTGGTTCCGCCGCAATTCTACAACGGGGAAATTGTAGTCGACTTAGATGATACCATCTTTCATATAGAAGCTGAGAAAATACTTGAGCTGTACAGACAGGGTCTCTAcaactttttatttgaaaatggGAATTCTAAGAGTGGAGACGACACGGGCCTAGGCAGTGCCGTAAGCTTGGACAGGCGAATTAGGGATTTGAAAAAGGACAGGCTGAAGAAGATGGGGTACACCATACAGTCGGTTTCTATTTTGGTGACTTTTTTTCTGATATACTCTGCctttaaagaaattattcaGCGCATCAGGCTGGGCGGCAAGGGTCGCATTGCCCAGGAGTAG